Genomic DNA from Thermobifida alba:
GAAGTGGTTCTCGCTGCGGAACGTGTAGGGGTGCACGAGCAGGCCCGCCTCGTGGGCGTCGGCGACCAGGGAGGTGGGCTCCCCCAGCGCGCCCTCGTCGGTGACCGGGACGACGAGGGACTTCTCCGGGCCGATCGCGTCGGCGAAGGAGGCCACCTCCGCCAGGCCCTCCGGAGTGGTGTGGCGCAGCCACGGCTCCTCCGCGCCCATGAGGAACACCAGCGGCACCTCCAACTCCCGGAGTTTGCGCAGGCTGTCGGCCTCGAAGGACTGGAGGAACACCGGCAGGCGGGGCTCCGGGCCGCTCAGGCCCCGCTCCCGGAGCAGTGCGATGAGCGGCGGTTCCAGCTCCAGGCCGACCGACTCGTGGTGGGCGGGGTGCTTGGTCTCCGGGTAGATCCCGATCGGCCGCCCCAACTGCCTGGTCAGATCCTCGGCCAGGTCGATGATCTCCGCCAGGGTGGGGATCTCGTACTCGCCGTCGTGCTCGGCGTTGTACGGGCGCACCTCGGGCAGCCGCTCCACCGCGCGCAGCGTCTTGATCTCCGCCAGCGTGAAGTCCTGCGCGAAGAACCCGGTGACCTCGCGGCCGTCGATGGTCAGGGTGCGGCGGCGGTCGGCGAACTCGGGGCGGGACGCCACGTCCGTGGTCTGCCCGATCTCCGGTTCGTGCCGGGCGATCAGGTGCCCGTCCCTGGTGGCGACCAGGTCCACCTCGATGAAGTCGCCGCCGTAGCGCGCCCCCAGCGTGTAGGAGGCCAGGGTGTGCTCGGGGCGGTGCCCGGACGCGCCCCGGTGAGAGATGATCTTGATGTGCGGAAGCTGCTTGTTCCTGCGCATGGCCGAGACCGTTCGTGATCCGTGCTGCGGAAACGCCGGCCGGCCCGGACTTCCTCCGGACCGGCCGACAGGGACTGCGAAGGGGCGGGCCGACTCAGCTGAGCTTGCTCACCACGTGGTCGATGCACTCGGTCAGCGCGCGCACGTCGTCCGGCTCGATCGCCGGGAACATGCCGATGCGCAGCTGGTTGCGGCCGAGCTTGCGGTACGGCTCGGTGTCGACGAC
This window encodes:
- a CDS encoding glycerophosphodiester phosphodiesterase family protein, which translates into the protein MRRNKQLPHIKIISHRGASGHRPEHTLASYTLGARYGGDFIEVDLVATRDGHLIARHEPEIGQTTDVASRPEFADRRRTLTIDGREVTGFFAQDFTLAEIKTLRAVERLPEVRPYNAEHDGEYEIPTLAEIIDLAEDLTRQLGRPIGIYPETKHPAHHESVGLELEPPLIALLRERGLSGPEPRLPVFLQSFEADSLRKLRELEVPLVFLMGAEEPWLRHTTPEGLAEVASFADAIGPEKSLVVPVTDEGALGEPTSLVADAHEAGLLVHPYTFRSENHFLPPALRSGDDPTAYGSFAAEYEAFFAAGVDGVFTDHSRHAFLAREVFLEQG